The Triticum aestivum cultivar Chinese Spring chromosome 5A, IWGSC CS RefSeq v2.1, whole genome shotgun sequence genomic sequence GAGGCCACCTCGCCTGCCTAGTTTTGAGTTTTGACCCACTCCCGCTCCGCTCAGCGCGGCGGCACGCGACCCGACGCGTACGCCATCAACATCACCGATCCACGCACACGCCCGCGACGTGCCCCGCCGCCCACCGGCCACCTCATCACCAACCACCCACCCGCTCTAGAGAGAAGGAGGACCCGAGAGAGAGTCCATCCCGCAGCGCAGGGGATCCAGATCACGCGGACTCGGCCGACCTGAACCTGCCCGCACGCAACGCAGATCCCCACCCAACCCGACCCCGACCACGCGCGCGCGGACCTGGGACCCGGGCCCGGCCTCCCCCACCGGAATCCCCGCCGGGTACCTGGGGGCCGTCGCCGCGGTTGCGCAACAGGCAGGACCGGGGGCCCGGCTCCGATTCCaagctggccgccgccgccgccaccgccccccgCTCCGCGTCGCCGTCCATGGCGTCGTCGGGCGGGGACGAGTCGCCGTCGCCGGCCAAGCCCGTGCTCCTGCACGGGGACCTCGACCTCTGGGTCGTCGAGGCGCGGCTGCTGCCCAACATGGACATGTTCTCCGAGCACATCCGCCGCTGCTTCGCCTCCTGCGGCACCGCCTCCTCCTGCGCGCCCCGGCAGCCCCCGCCCAACAGCCGCGGCGTCGGGGAGGCCggcagccgccgccaccaccaccgcaggATCATCACCAGCGACCCCTACGTCACGCTCTCCGTCGCCGGCGCCGTCGTCGCGCGCACCGCCGTCATCCCCAACAGCCAGGAGCCGCGCTGGGACGAGCAGTTCTTCGTGCCGCTCGCGCACCGCGCCACCGTCCTCGAGTTCCAGGTCAAGGACAACGACACCTTCGGCGCGCAGCTCATCGGCACCGCCTCCGTCCCCGCCGACCgggtcgtcgccgccgccgacgagctcgaggAGTGGGTCCCCATCGTCGGCACCAGCGGCAAGACCTACAAGCCCCGCACCGCGCTCTTCATCCGCTACCGCTTCCGCCCCTTCGCCGCCAACCCGGTCTACCGCCGCGGCATCCCCGGCGACCCCGACCAGCAGGGCGTCAAGGACTCCTACTTCCCGCTCCGCCACGGCGGGAAAGTCACGCTCTACCAGGACGCGCACGTCAACGAGGGGGACCTGCCGGACGTCGAGCTCGAGCGGGGGAAGAAGTTCGAGCACAACCAGTGCTGGGAGGACATCTGCCACGCCATACTCGAGGCGCACCATATGATTTACATCGTCGGCTGGTCGATCTACGACAAGGTGAAGCTGGTGCGCGAGCCGTCGTCGTCCAGGCCGCTCCCGGACGGCGGCGAGCTCACGCTCGGAGAGCTGCTCAAGTTCAAGTCGCAGGAGGGCGTCAGAGTGTGCCTGCTCGTCTGGGACGACAAGACGTCCCATGACAAGCTCTTCATCAAAACGGTGAGACATTACGACCTGGTAGTTCTGACTCTAATTTCACAGCTTAGTTTGGATAGCCGTCGGAAACGTCCCCAGATGCATTTGATGTTGACTTGATTGCGAGGAATTCTTTGGATTTTGTTCCATAATAGGGATTTATTATTCCCCAGCTTGGTGCATTTGAGTGTTCAGTCAAGTAGTACTTGTTCATAAGTTTTTTGAGAGGTTACTTGTTCATAGGTAATTTCCATATTCGTAGGAATATAATAGAGGGTAAACAATCAATCGATGACTGTTATAGACTTGCAACAATCAACTGAACCTGGATATTCTTATCCAAAAAAACCTGAACCTGGATATTTGGCCTGGGGGTGTTCTCTCTGATTCCAGTTTACCATAATCTATGACCATACGTCTTTTCCAAACTCACACCTCGGCCGTGTTCTCCAAATCTACTAATTAGTATGCACAGTTTATTTTTTTGATTAAAGGGGCCACATGGCCCGCATTTTCATTCATAAAAGGGTGCACACCGCACAGTTTATGATCCCCATCATAATTCACACTTGCTCTTCCTTTTGATAGTGCTGTTCTTTAAAGGGGTTCTATGTCATAATATCTGAGAGTAACTCCTCCTTTCTATGCTTTTGCAGGGTGGTGTGATGGGAACGCATGATGAAGAAACTAGAAAGTTTTTCAAGCATTCCTCAGTCATCTGTGTTCTTTCACCTCGATATGCCAGCAGTAAGCTGAGCATTTTCAAACAACAGGCAAGTTCAGGCAGTTTGCTTGtactttatttgtattttatttcttttgtcGATAGGCTGCAagtaattgctatcatcataaacCTTAAGCAGGTTAATATTTACTCATGCATCCTCTTTTAGGAGAATTTGAATGTTCTCTAAAATCATGATGTGTGTGTTGGTGCCTTATGGATAGTGAATGATACCAACTAAGTTGGCAGTTAgctttatatatatataaataaaatcAGGAGGTCACCGTCATGTTGCTTTCAGAATAAGCATCATCTCAGTCTTGTGAATATCTTTTGTATTCTGCAGGCTACTCATATGCTCTCTTTTTTGCCACATTTGGCAATCTTGAACTACTATCTTGCAGGTTGTTGGGACATTGTTTACACACCACCAAAAATGTGTGCTGGTTGATACACAAGCTTCGGGAAACAAGCGGAAAGTTACTGCTTTCGTTGGGGGCCTAGATCTTTGTGATGGGCGTTATGATACTCCTCAACATAGGCTTTTTAAAGACCTTGACACAGTATTTGAAAATGATTTCCATAACCCAACATTTTCGGTGAGTTCATTTTTGCCAATATGTTTTACTCTATGCTTATCAAGTTGAAGTCGAGGAAGTAAGCTTCTGGGAGCCGGTGCCATGTGTGAATGCCTGACTGCCAGAGCTTATCTTGCACCACATTATTCTCATTGAGTTTTAATCTTCCTGTCATCATATGTATTCCCTTGATGCAGGCAGGCGCAAAAGGACCGAGACAACCATGGCATGATTTGCACTGTAAGATTGATGGACCAGCTGCCTATGATGTCTTGAAGAATTTTGAACAACGCTGGAGAAAGGCATCCAAATTCCGTGATCGATTTAGGAAAGTATCTCGCTGGAAAGATGATGCCCTGATAAAGCTGGAGCGTATCTCGTGGATACTTAGTCCTTCACCTAATGTTCCAAATGATCATGTTAGTTTGCGGGTTTCAAAAGAAGAAGATCCTGAAAATTGGCATGTTCAGGTCTTGGCACTGCTCTTTAAGTTGTGCTTATGTCAGTACTTGTGAATTCTAGGCACTGGTTAACATATATTAATTCTTCAGGTATTCCGGTCAATTGACTCGGGCTCTCTAAAAGGATTTCCTAGTGATTGCAAAGAGGCTTCAAAGCAGGTTAGTTTGGCACGTCTCATTATACTCCTTTGCAATGTTCAATAAATCCACATCTATATTGAAATTTGTGGTGCTGTTTCACTTTTTTTCCATTTTTACCTTGTCCTGTACTATTTGGAACTACGTTCTTCTTGTATAAAGTACTTACCATTTAATGGACTTGTGCAGAATCTTGTGTGCCGAAAGAACCTCATAATTGATAAGAGCATTCACACAGCATATGTCCGGGCAATCAGATCAGCGCAACATTTCATTTATATAGAAAATCAGTATTTTCTTGGTTCTTCGTACGAGTGGCCATCCTATGTGAATTCAGGTTTGGGGTTCTTCCTTTGTATCCTGTCTGAAACATGGAATATTTGATTGTTAGGTATAGCATACCTTCCACAGTTGCATGCATATTCTTCTGCTGGTAGaacaaggcaaaacatgcaccACATAATGCAGGGAGAACATAGATTTAGTTTGCTCTTCATACTTTTATTAGATAGGCTACATTGCAGGGGGAATATGGATTCATTTTGCTCGTCCTGCTTCTATTAGACAAGCCACATTCTTTTTGTTTCATTGATGCCTTTGTTGCTGTCGGTCTGTTGTGTAAATTCAACATTGATGTTTAATTTTATGACATGATCTAGACAAACTGGAATTTTGATCCCTTGGGATGTTGCAGGTGCTGACAATCTGATACCAATGGAATTGGCCCTCAAAATTGCAACCAAGATTAGAGCTGGCGAACGGTTTGCAGTTTATGTAGTCATACCAATGTGGCCTGAAGGAGTCCCTACCTCGGCCTCTGTGCAAGAAATTCTTTTCTTTCAGGTAAGCTCTATTTTGTAAAAAAGCATTATAGCAGCTATTAGGAAACTCCAAATCTGAGATTTATTGAGATACTGAAATTCCAATCTGAGATTCAGTGAGATATGGAGATCTCATTCGACCTTGTAATTTCAATCTTTTACCAATGAATGAATTTCCATTTGAGTGCACGTTGGCATACTCCCTGCCCCTGATGTGTAtgctgtttttgttttgttttaataCAATATTACTCTACTTTATGACCACCCCCCTTTGTTTAGTTCAGCGCTATTCTATTCTCATCTTCGTTTTGGTAAAAACAATCTCTCACTATCAAATGTTACCTTGGTGATCCTTTTTGCTCAGCAGCAGTAAAATTTCATAGAGGCAATGTAGTATGTAATGTCGTTATTGCTGTAAAATCTGCGGTAGTGCAATTCTGATTGTATGCGAATGATGATTATCCCATACATGCCTACGATATTATAAAGAGATCTTCCGATTTGCCCCTTTTGTAAACCTTTAATTGTCCATGCCACTGAAGGCAGGGAATAGCTCTGAAAAATCTAATGAAGATGATACAATAAATTTTACTTTTACATGCATGTATGTTGAATTACGAAGTTCGATATAGAACCAGGGGTTACAACAGTGCACAGGCTTCGGATGTTTTTTTTCTATTATTAAAGGGTTCTCATGGTCCCCATTTTCATTACAAAAGTGGTGTCCTGTACAATCCTATGCTTAACACTATCCCTACATCCCTGATACACAGGCCGTATCATGGGATGTCTCAAGATCTTACTACTAAAAAGCAGCCACAGAACTAAGCATCCGCTAAAATAAGGAAGACCAAAGTTCAAAAGCAACCGAGCTTACAATGACAAGCTTCGGATGCTTTTCACAAATTAGCATGTGAAGTATCCCATAGGCCCTTCCACCACTCCTATGTTCTCCTGCTGGGATCACTTCACCCATGATTCATCAAAATCCATAATCTACACTCATAGTTTTCTGCCTGACGGCTGTTGATACTTGATAGGCTTGATTCTGCAAGAGAGGATATACAGTATAGTGTGACACAGTTCACTTGtaggcttccccataaaaagacaACTCACTTGTAGGCTTGAATAAATTAAAAATACTAATTGTTTGTTCTTTTCTCACAGGCTCAGACAATGGAGATGATGTATGGAGTAATCGCACGAGAGCTCAAGGCCATGAATATTGAGGATGCAAACCTTCAAGATTACTTGAACTTTTACTGTCTGGGCAATCGGGAAGAACCGTCAACAGATGGTAGCCCTGAGTCAGATAAATCTACAGATAAAAGTGCAGCGGTAATGTCTTGTTGTATTCTTCATTCCTTCATAGAAAGAATATTTTCTGAAGTTGGTACGTAGTATCATCAGTTTTAAGCCTTGCTTGTCTAGTACTCTAGTGGACATTTGGCTAAAGTTCTAGTGGATGTCAAAACATACAGATAGCTTGCTAGAGAAATGCTGAGGCATCATTGGTTTGGAAAGTTGCTTTCTTACCTTAGGTTACCAAAATGTTGGTTTAGCCAACTGTTGGTGTGGTAGGATCTTTATGTTTGTCAATGCCGTTCAAAAGCCTGAAGCAATTACTATTACATTGATTGacgttttcttttgtttctatcCTTGATCGTTGTAATTtatagcaccccccccccccccctcttaaatTGGTGCAAGGAATGCTTTTTTCTTTATGAGTAACATGGTGTATATACGACCGAAGAGTTGGCAAACATAATTTACTCATCATGAGCATTGTTCCAGCTTTTCCTTTCCTAAAAGTTTAATATGAATTAACACAGTTATTTTAATCCCCCCTTTGAAAATTGATAGGGCCTGGCTAGAAAACATCGGCGGTTCATGATCTATGTTCATGCAAAAGGGATGATTGTAGACGATGAATACGTCATTTTGGGCTCGGCAAACATCAATCAGAGATCCTTGGCTGGCTCGAGAGATACCGAAATTGCAATGGGTGCCTACCAGCCTCATCATGCATGGTCTTCGAAGAAGGGTCATCCTCACGGCCAGGTTCGTGGACTGGCTTTCTCCTCCAGCTTCTTTTTTACTGGTTAACAGCAGAGGCTTCGTTAGAAATGTTGTAACCTTTGTCTTGGTTGCAGGTATATGGGTATAGGAACTCCCTCTGGGCAGAACACCTTGGTATGGTTGATGACCACTTCAAGGAACCTTCTAGTCTGGAATGTGTAAGATTAGTGAACCAAATAGCCGAAGAAAACTGGGAAAGATTCGCATCAGAAGAGATGAAAACGTTGCAAGGGCACCTCCTCAGATACCCAGTGAAGGT encodes the following:
- the LOC123104649 gene encoding phospholipase D delta, giving the protein MASSGGDESPSPAKPVLLHGDLDLWVVEARLLPNMDMFSEHIRRCFASCGTASSCAPRQPPPNSRGVGEAGSRRHHHRRIITSDPYVTLSVAGAVVARTAVIPNSQEPRWDEQFFVPLAHRATVLEFQVKDNDTFGAQLIGTASVPADRVVAAADELEEWVPIVGTSGKTYKPRTALFIRYRFRPFAANPVYRRGIPGDPDQQGVKDSYFPLRHGGKVTLYQDAHVNEGDLPDVELERGKKFEHNQCWEDICHAILEAHHMIYIVGWSIYDKVKLVREPSSSRPLPDGGELTLGELLKFKSQEGVRVCLLVWDDKTSHDKLFIKTGGVMGTHDEETRKFFKHSSVICVLSPRYASSKLSIFKQQVVGTLFTHHQKCVLVDTQASGNKRKVTAFVGGLDLCDGRYDTPQHRLFKDLDTVFENDFHNPTFSAGAKGPRQPWHDLHCKIDGPAAYDVLKNFEQRWRKASKFRDRFRKVSRWKDDALIKLERISWILSPSPNVPNDHVSLRVSKEEDPENWHVQVFRSIDSGSLKGFPSDCKEASKQNLVCRKNLIIDKSIHTAYVRAIRSAQHFIYIENQYFLGSSYEWPSYVNSGADNLIPMELALKIATKIRAGERFAVYVVIPMWPEGVPTSASVQEILFFQAQTMEMMYGVIARELKAMNIEDANLQDYLNFYCLGNREEPSTDGSPESDKSTDKSAAGLARKHRRFMIYVHAKGMIVDDEYVILGSANINQRSLAGSRDTEIAMGAYQPHHAWSSKKGHPHGQVYGYRNSLWAEHLGMVDDHFKEPSSLECVRLVNQIAEENWERFASEEMKTLQGHLLRYPVKVESDGKIVPLPDQECFPDVGGKICGAPTSLPDSLTM